TAAAGTAGTGTGTTGTAGTAGGGCTGCTTGTGTTTCCCTTATCAAGTAATCTgctggttatttttttcatgaatcaTGTGGTCTGTAAATAATTAGAAAGCAGTGAATAATGCTCATCATGATATCATAGAGCCCATGTTAACTTCATCAAAGGTCTTGTTTTGTTCATCCAAATCCCAGTAATACTAAGTTTGTAAGATCATGTAAGATCACGAAATTCTAGCATTTTATaaagtttttcttgtttttatgaaaaattattttaagaattatGCACCGGCTATCAACTGAATGAATACTGAATGAATCGTGTACTTGTTGCAGTTTGTATAtgatgtattttaatatttgcatataGTAGGCTGTTTTTTGAGGAAAAGCTTGCTGATTAAAGATGTGACCAGATCAAAGGTCCAGTATATAGGATTTAGGGGGCTATATTGGCAAAAATAGAATATACaatgataaatgtgttttctatattatataatcacctaaaaataagaatcatgttttcattatcttATCCTGTTGATATCAACATAGGGAACAGGTCCTCATCCAAGAGTCTATAATGTTGCACTTTTGTGTTTCTATCAAAGCCCAGAATGGAAAAACCAAACTCTGGCTTTAGATAGGGCTATTtaggtttttgtattttcacctCCTGATTGTCTAGATCTTAATTTATCAGAGAAATAGGTCAGCACACAGAAGCAGGTGCTTGGCTAGCGGCCTTACTGCTATGAGCTGAACAGAGAAGCACTAATTTCTGAACtgacactgttttatttaaaatttttaaggTGTTGGGCTAGCCACTTCTCTGCGACAAGACGAACAGCatatgaaaaacactgattggtaacatgaaactgctttagtgttttcactggtttaaatcaccctGTTcaaattcagctcctggttaaaacctTCGAAATGGTGTACTGgtagaagtttcagctgattgcaatcTACAGTcttcactgctagatgccactgaagcctacaaactggacctttaattgtTTGCATGCCTTATGATAGtgctcgttttttttttaccttctctGTGCTCTCACATACTGTAGTGACCTTGAGGAGAAGCGCACAGCCAGCCTGCCATCTCTGGGTGAGGAGAGCAAGCTGTGCAGCGAGGACAACCTTGACTTCAACGGCAGCAGTGCCATAACCACTGAGCTCAACATGGACGAGTCTCTGGTCAGCCAGTTCAGTCGGCCCAGCGAGGGCCCAGAGGTGCTGCATGGCCTGCCAGATATCTCCCCGCTCAACCCCACCACCATCTCCTCAGCCACCAATGGCATGCCCAACTCAGTCACCATCCTCGATTAACCACCAAACATCCACCGGGGGCCATCAGACCAAAACATgtcaacacatacagtatgtgcccATATGTACCTGTTCCCTACTGACCTGCTGATCTGTAGTTTAACGACTAATATACAATCAATGTATTGACTCTTCAGATGCCCCTGGCAGTCATCTGATCGACTGGACTGTTTTGACCAAAGGAGTGTCCAAAGTAGTGGACAATGTGATACCAGTTTGACTGACCTGATGATGTCTTTTGACCCCTCCATTTATCTGTGTAGTTTACAACATATCTTAATGACTAACATtcatttctctccctttcttctctttctttctctctgcaggccGCTCGATAGAAAGATAAAAGACAGAATGTTGTATAGGTAGAATATCAGGGGGATTTTAGGTGTGGTCCTAGAGAGATGCAGAGTAGTGCGTTGAAAGAGGAGGATAATTATAGAGATAAGTGTGGGGAGACAGACAGCAAACACTGCTGTAAAAAGTCTTAGATATTTATCATGCCTTATGTTATTTCGCACATTTGTGCGTCTTATGCCATTCGATTGTACtttccagtgacttttttttttttacattttttttaacaaatgcgTTCATTATctgccattttttatttatatcatcacttttttcatattgttttctACTCTATTTATATAAAACTTCTCCTTGTTGACATATTCCACAGATCAAGATGTTTTCATTGAAACTAAGTGAAGCCAAGTTTCTTACTATAAATAACATTGGATGCATAAGGGGAACTTGCTGTGAACATGCTGAGTAGCATCTGGTGTATATAGCTGCATCTACATCTATCTATTTAGCCATAATACAGTATTATAGATATGTACATGCTCCTTATAAGTTCCTGTGCCTGCTGGGTCTGCATAGAGCACCAGATTGATGTCATTACTCTCTCGCCTTCCCACCAGAAGTGTAATGTCATTATTGGAAATgatattgtaattataatttttttttcgtCGAGACCTATGTGTAGCTTTCTATACGTGTCCTTGTCTCTTTCTacactgtattaaaaaacattgttgtCTCTAATTAACAATCTTTTCATACCTGTCCATCTCATACTTCACAAACAATTTGAGGAGCAGTATTTATGTCTATTTACAGATCAGAGAGTGGAGTCTCTTGTGGGCAAAcactcatgttttattttcagacaaTGCAAGCTGATACTGCAGACAGGCGATAATGATTGCCAATTGATGTATAATAAAAGCAAGCAGTTGGTATTTACATCAATCACAGAGAATGTATTCTTTTCAGAGCTGGGCAGACATTGTATTTACATGCtactgattaaaataaaaaattgagcTTACAAGGTACTGGAGAGATAAGAGTGGTTATGAGAtgaaccgttttttttttctccacagaaTGTAAATACGACCCCTAAAGATTGTTTTGATGAACCCAACCATGtttgatataaaaatgtgaaaaatgtgcagGTTTGAAACCACTTAATTTTAAAGTGTTGCAAGTTTTCCTTCTTTGTACTATTGCTAAAAATTcccattttttgacaaatgattttggagatttggctgttatagcaaaaaaaaaaaaaaaaaaaaaaaatcatggttcaagggaaaaaaataaaaagtaaaaaaaatccacattgtTCTGTAGATgtttgcaaacatttaaaaatccaaaaaacgtACATTAGTGTCATTTAGTGATAGTAGTAGTTCCATTGCAATGAAGGCTAAGATTGCATTTATGCTGATAACCATCTTGCAATGCATTGCAGCACAGTGAATATCTGTGGAGTTTTTGTCTGATGCCATTGTGAGAGGCGGAGCCGATTTGTGCATATCACAGGGAGAAACCTATATGCAACGTTGCTGCCTCAGTTCTCCCTATTCAAATAAAAGCTTGACACTGGCCAAACACCGCCTGACAGCCCCTGAGGTAAAGTGTGCGGGATGTCTAGACGGGCTCGTGGCACTGAAGGAGGTGTGTGTAAGCTCCCTGTTATTAGTTACAGACACACTCAGGACaaataaagcttttaaaaaaatctattttcataCAGGAGCGATGAATGACACAAAATATGCCAATATTCTAACTTGACTATCTGCTGCTAAACatctgtgtttgtcagtgttcGGGGCAAATGTTAGCTTTGAATGAGGAAtgagtgtacacacacagatactcaCTCGACTGCCACTCACTCTTTGATTTTCATGTGTCGAGGGGAAAGCTGAGGACGCTGCTCTTTGctttttcactgttgtttttccccctttttttaatttttaaaaaatttgaaaaaaaagaagtgaattGGTTCATGTAGAAAAGCTACTTCAGAACCCAGACAAAAAGCAGACAGAATTTAAACAACAATGCCTGAGAAGGAGGGGAGGGATGAGAGAAAATaagggaggaaggggaggggCAGGGAGTGTGTGTCACTGCCGGCATGTagatgtgtctctttgtggtgtgtGGGGTGCACAATGGGACTGATCGCATCTATATGTATCATGGGTGAACGGCAGGAGTTGGGTGGCCATTATACCTGTAACTGCATTATGAATCTACCGCTGTAACTGGatttatgactgaaaaataaaatacgtGGAACAATCTGTACCAAAAAATGGTCCCTTTTTTGTCATCAGTATGTGCCACTAAAGTCAATGCGTATGTGTCACTTCGAAATAAGCAGCGAGTATTGATTAATCTGAATTCAATTCACATTGTGTGAGTATAACAATCAATagattttatttgcacattgtcacagcctgtgtgtgttgtgtggtgGTCAGCGGGAGCTGGTGTTGAATTGATAAAAGTAGTCCTTGGTGGGTTTGTTGGTGTACAGCTTCTTGTTCAGGTACTCCTGActgggacacagagacacacataaacacacagtgagtAACTTTCCAGAAATggttatttaaaggaatagatCACCCACCCGAATGACCATTTGTTACAGTTACTCACCTACTATGCTGCAATGGTAAAGAAAAGCATAAATATTATTGATGAATTGAAATCATGGTTTGTTATGTGACTTTGCTGATTTAAatggttagtttggattcaccaaagtcacacaattacaTAAACAAACTATCAATCGCGTCAGTGTTACTCCAGCATCTCTTGTGTTAAACTAGatataattactgtttttgtcagtgtagtctggctttgaagagagcacagaAAAGATTCACTCTTGGTTCAGTTCTTGCCAGATAGGCCTCTctgtttgggaaatactgacATACGACTGGATAGATGAGACTTGGAGGGAGTTTGTAAATGAATGTTTCAATATACTTTTCTGTTAAGTGCAGAGCACTTTTACTCCAAATTCAGTGTAGCGCAGGGTGAGTAATTTATATACTAATGGTCATTTTGAGgaggtattcctttaaatctGGATTATATATTGAAGTACTTTATCACCTTAACCCAAAATACATTTGCTGACTGCAACCTGAAtagcgtgtgtatgtgtgtgtgtgtgcagtgctcACTATGCCTGCTGCTCTCTGGCCAGCTGCTTGTTGTAACAGTCTGTCTGAATCCTCGTctctctcctcagctcctctgccttccactcctcctcctctgcctctctggaCAGCTTCAGGAGGTTGAGATCCCAAGCTGCATCCCGAATCTTCTCAGCATCAAGTTGTCTCTAAAGATAGCAAGAAATTAAGGTCTGGTGAAAACTATTGTGTGGGATACTGggtttaaaaagtgtgtttctCATGCTTTCTTATGATGGAGGGTCTATCAATCAGGAGGTTAGGACATGACCAAAAGGCTAAAAGATAATAGAGTAAGacagcagaaaaatacatatttctgcTACACAAAATTCgatttattttttgcctctcttcttcatacttttttaaagcactAGATGATTTTGTCACCTAAGGCCTTTTTAACAAGCATGTACGTACATATATCAATAACTATGACCTCCATGCCAAATTTCCACTTTCTAGGGCAAAGACTATAGTTCCCAAAAGGCGGGAACATTTGTTTAGACTGACCGACAGGCCAAGCTAGAGAAATGCTGGATGCAGCTTGAAAATACTTAGAAGGATTAATGCCTCTTTAGTCACAGCCTTTAGAAATATGTAACTTGTGAAGAGAGGTTTACAAGCAGTCAAAGAGATGGAtaacaaattaaaggaaaagccTGAATATATTATTGGAAAAATATAATGATTTCAGGCCCATAAGGGTCCCAAAGGGTCACTGAATGGTTAATTGGCTGTTGGACATCGAGAACCCCAGTAATCAGTCATAAAACACATAAGTCCAttaacatttcagcacctccagttcccttgtctcaaagtctatggatttttgtaagtttttggttagaagcctgaaataaggtctgtggttaacataagcttaagagactttcgcaacataaaatgcatcagtaaaTAACCCACTTGCAAACTCTGAAGCTctaatgtgcttttaaaaagacaattgCTAGCAAATGGCTTGATGAGACTTCAGAGTGTCATCACGCCGAACACGGCTTTATAGCCTCGCTGTAGTTGCAATGTGACCGtgctgtagttcatttatagcctaacattagctttttacttccgGCGATTAcatttaggcctcaaaaatcctgacagtggtgtttaattgtgaagattatcttgctgaacaaatcatgtaaacatcataaacgtttgtttgccacagagtttattttctgcaatgatccataatcaaatggaaaaatcccataggctttttgaagAGGAAACCAGGGCGACGTTAGGTTTCAGGTTGGCATACAGGAAAACATTATCCCCGCAGCACTTTATTTAGACCAATGTGTTAAACAatgggtatatatatatatgtgtgtgtgtgtgtgtgtgtgtgtgtgtgtgtgtgttatctctCTGATGAGAAGTTATCTTTCAATTTGTCCCCCACATGTGGTTTAATTTAAAGGTGTCATACGTTAAGAGGTCTGGATCCACTGTTTTTAAGGGAtttgacagaaagacagaacaGAAGAGAAGCTTGGAACAGAGTAAGATGTGGCTTGATAAACTGCTCACGGCACCCTGTGTTTAGAgtagcattttgttttaaagtgacTCCGGTACCTGTCTCTCAAGACGCTGttcttctctctccctgtgGATGGCGCTCAGCTGCTCAGGGCTCATCCCTCTCCACCTGTCAATCAGAACTCGGGTTGGCCTCCCTCCCCCTGCCTCTCTCTGCGCTGCCTCTGCACACTCTGTCATCATGTCGGATGTTACAGTGTGCAGTATCTCTTCAAGATTCTCCCTTTCCTCTCGCATGTGCTGCTTCTTCAGTCTCTCTGCTCGCTCTGCGGCCTGTGGGGAGCAGGGCATGGTGAGGCTTTACCACTGATCCAGGGCCAGTTCACTTGTTATTCCTTTGGTGGTTAGAATAGCAGAAGCTTCACAAAACCAACCTCTAATCTGTGGTTACTTCTAACATAGAGTCAAGAGCCATGTGATGAATGTTCTCCTGAGGGATCCACTCAGTCAGTCGTATTTGCGTGTGCATCGTGCATGTGAGTGGTTATTAGAAAAACCACATAATTGTCATGAAAAAATCCCATGACCTGAAGGATTCATAATGATGCCTCCCAATGGAGGATTCAGCCGGGTGCATTCAGGCACATGAGGGGTGAGCTAAATGGGggcttttaaaaacagacagggCCCACGCATACATCAAAGCAGTTTAACCATCCATGATGCTCAGCACCAACTAATATGATGGCCACCTTCCTGCAGCAAGTGTGTGCACGCATCACTTAACATTTTGAATTAGCTATTTTAATTTCCAAACCCCACCTGAGAACTTCATGCCACAGCTCAAAACCCCAGTGGATTTTGCTTTGGAGCATCCATATCAGCGGGTggcgtgtgtgtgcatctgtgtgtccATTTGTGTATGCACATGCGTGTACTGTACCAGAGCTTGATTGTAGTTGTCAAGTGCGATGCGGGTAGCTTTCCTACACTCCTCCTCTAGTGCATGTAGCTGAACCCCCTTAAGGTCCTGATGCACTAGCTCTTTGCTCAAGAGCAtctctgtgacacacacacacacacacaagttgtAAATCAcctgatgtgtgtttttcacaccTGCATTACCCATTCTACAAAGCTCTTCAATGACACACTCATACATAACGGCTCTATGGGATGAGCATCCATCAATGCCACCTGGCAATAAGAGCTGTGCGTGGGAGTGTGTGATTGTTTGTGCAGAAGAGCATGAAGCTTGTGTGTGATTTACAGAGGCTATAGCGTACAGCGTGTCAGCTCATCTGTGATTACAGAGTGTGTCTCTTTTCACCTCTGTGCTTTTCTCCCATGCGCCTTCTCTCATTGTCTTCCCTCTGAGCTTGTAGATCTCTGcttgtctttttcatttgttctcTCCTCCTTTGCTCCTCTCCAATATCCTCTCCCTGAACATGAAACGACAACACAGTGCTCAAGCGAgggattatttatttaaccatttgttgcattttccaCAGTTTTTTGATGCACACCAACACCTACCTGAAAGAGTGTCATACTTGCAGGCCCCAGCTCACCCTCTTGAATGGTGAACTTGAATGCCCCCTTCAGGCCACATTTGAGATCAGCATCTCGTGAGTCCTCTTTACGCTGATGAGTGGCCCAGTACTGGGTCAGGTCGGAGTGCAAAGCTGCTCGCTTCTCTTTTTCATCAATGTCTTGCTGCATCAGTGCTTCATCGTGATGCTCTCTCAGCTTATCTGCAATGCAATGAAAATAGAGACATCTGTGATGATACccattacactgtaaaatcttcAGTAAAccagtttactgtgctatatatctgtattctgatGGTTGTGAAccagtcagtcatatttgtgttttcttaaacatagAAGCAAAACAGTACTCGCAGATCTCCTAATTTCATCATGGGtgaaatcctctttgtcatgatcaagtaaagtcagactaactttgtttactgaagttgctaaaaccaagaaagaacaaggtgattttacttgtcatttttcagttacatctttacaaaattaagtaaatacaactaaatgATGAGTAAACtgaacaattagatataaagtaaacataaattaagattaatagttacatttactttcctttttcaaggctattggtttccaagattattttaagtaagattaacctgacagattttacagtgtggtggACAGAGATGATTTCAAGACAATGTTCGTTTATGGGATTCACTATTAATAGGTGAAAGATGCCTATTATGGGTATAGTTTACCAAAAGCTTTGTCCCGTTGCATGTccatgttttggtgatgttttttttcctggactTGTTTGTTGAGAGCATCAGTGTCGAGGCCCATCACACGGAGCCGAGTGTTGAAGATTCTGGCCTTGCGTGCTGTTTCTGCACACTTTCGCCTCTCCACAGCTTTTTCTATGGGCTGGTCTACAGGCAAATCCACTTTGtacattttctcagtttcttgTGAGCCTGGAGAGAGGCAGGAGAAACAATTACAACACTGATTATTATGGCTGATACACTGGAAAATAACCTCAGACTGAATCAACATACCatggacacaaacaaacattatcaACAAAGACTTACAGCCATCCTTAAATTAAACCACCTGTCAGTACAAACCcatcttctttttgtttcctgtATCCAAGCACCATAAAAGCAGTTCTACTGTATGTTGCCAcctgttttttccacatgcccACAGtcaccaataaaaataaactgctgaAGATAACTCATTTAGCCAGCAAACTCAGGTATTCTTACTCTCCGCTTATCTCACTGTATCATCCTATCCCTGTAGCACTCATGACCCAAATCCGCCACTCCACCAGTACTTTATCCCAATTTCCTCTGGATGCATAAGGACATATGTGCAAGTTTCAAGACATACAAACTCTGAATAAGTAGCCTAAATTTTGATTTGAAATTCAATATGTAGTTATTTGattgtcaaaaacatggtaaagaGGGAGcaatgacaggaaaaaaaaacaaggcaagaaaattacctccgATTTAGTttaaaaggggggaaaaagaaaaggaaaaaaacaatcaggaAATAACCTGGGAAAAGTGACATTTCCTACCAACTTACTTATTGTCGTTTTTGACAGAATTCGCACCAATtggctcagggttcaaaggtttaaatagaagaaaaatgatgtcctccaggtttcaaagggttaattctggttttcttgtgtttctatGCATTCTGTAGCCAATTTGTCCTACACGTTTGTGTTATGTAGGCTGTGCACCTGCTCTGGAAAAGAggtgctctgtctgtctgtctgtttatctttctttctttctttctttctttctttctttctttctatctatctatctatctatctatctatcaaagacgttattattttgtgtcagCTGTATTTCCTTTGAGCGGTGATCACAGATCTAAAGCATCGCTTACCTCTGACGTCACAGATACGCCCAAAttatttcagctaattttgggattTAAGACTAAAGTTGCTCGAGGTTGTATCGCTGGTCGGAACGTGTTGTGTTTAGATGCCCTTAGTAACCATGGTAACTCGTGGTCATCCCAGTTTGACGCTGCTTTCTTTGcgttttgtttgaaataaataacaaaagtgGGTGGTGGAAAACTTGTACAAAACATAAAGGCTTTCTGAAATTAACATAATATATTatgaaatgtatatattttgaaatagttataataataagcACTATGTTAAGTCAGTGAGAGCGACTGACTAGTCAGTCTCGCGATAAACTGCGAGATTTCGTGTCTCGCGCGCTCGAGGGGGCTTCCTGTTGGATTGTAAAATGGCGCATTGTTGTCACAGTCGCGTCGCGTCTATTTGATTAAGATTATGAAGCTGTTAAGATTATTAAACTAAACATGCACTTCATAATGTGACATGTGCACAGGTCTGCAGTAGATTGGACAGACAGGTTCATTCATTCGCGTGCATATTTTCGTCTTTGAGAGTGCTTGTTCGGCAAACATTGGGTGTTAGCATCAGCTAGCTAACATTGCGTTAGCTAAcgtttactgcagttttttttcagaacagACGCACAAATACATCAAAGATGGGATATTTAAAGCTGATTGAGATCGAAAACTTCAAGTCGTATAAAGGAAGACAGATCATTGGACCTTTTCATAAGTTCACTGCAATCATCGGACCCAATGGATCTGGTATGTTATGATTGCAAACGCGCGGCTAATGCAAAGCGCTTGCTAGCTTTGGCTAACGGTAAACAGTGCAGAAATGACCCGCTGTCTTTAGATCTCACAACTAATGATTTATGCACAAATTTATGCCTAACTTGTTGGACAGCAGCTTGATTGATCGTCGTTTAACTTTACTATCCCATTGTTGTTTTATCGCGACGTGTCTTGTGTTAAGATTCGTGCCTATTAACTTGTACAGAGTTGCATGTGTGCACAACAGTCAAATCAACAAACAATCTGTTGTGTGTATGATCAAACTTTATGTTGTCTgtttcaaacttttctttttttcacatttttgctaaGCTATTTAAGCATAATTCATCATCTTTGTCAACACGTATAGCGTAATGCCAATACACATATGGTTTTACGttggaaaatatcaaaattttgGAAAGACCCCTCCTTCtaactgcagtttttacaaAACCTCTTTAACAAAGGGTAAACTAAATACACAAGAAGTACACAAAAAACTGCACATTATAATAGTCACAATGATAAACTTGATAGAACAAGTGTATGTAATAAACTGGTACTATATGATATTATCATTATACTTAgttcacaatacaatattattaggATTATAAACACCTTTTGAGAGATATTTGAGTGTTGCAATAACATGTATTTTGATATATATTACTCTTTTTTCAGTTGCAATTTATGTCCCCATAGGAaaactttttcatcatttcttttatCTAATGAGATAAAGTTTGCAGTCTGTTTATCTATTTTCAATagattttacagcagaaaaatgctTCTAGTAGACTAAAAAAacgttttatttcattattccAGTATGCTACCAAAGGTTCTGTTCGTATTTGCAATATTgcgacatgcacacacacatataaacctGGTAACCTGATATATATGCTGTGCTTTCATATTAGGTTTGTATAGGTTATTAAAAATTTGAATGCCGCTGTTGTAGGAAAGTCCAACCTTATGGATGCCATCAGCTTCGTGTTGGCAGAGAAGACCAGCAACCTACGTGTAAAGACTCTGAAGGATCTGATCCACGGTGCCCCCGTAGGGAAGCCAGCTGCCAACAGAGCCTTTGTCAGCATGGTGTACCAGGAAGATAACGGGGAGGAACGCGCCTTCACAAGGGCCATCATTGGTGTGTACTGCCATTCACAGTCATGTTGGAATGTGTGCTTCAGTTTCATTAATGTTTATCCGTGTGAAATGAAGCAGAGTCTAATGACTTTTCTCTGTCACTtattgtgaaactttttttctggagttacttttttttttttttaattttataaaaaaaaaaatgtagctccAGCAATTTGGTAATTGCatctattatttatatttgcagCCGTATATTAAACATTGTGAAGCACTCCCTTAAAATCCTGCCTGTCGTCACAGACATCAAACTCTGCTTggatctttatttttgtctttatcaaaGCTACTTGGGGAACACACATTATGCAAATATATGTTAATATAAGATAGTTGTCTCTGACAGGTTTTATGAAAGACCTTTTCAGCCATCTTTTGCGTGCTTTTGATAAGCCAATGGTTGTGATGTTTATTTCCTAAATGTGTGTTCATCAGGTTCCTCCTCTGAGTACCGCATCAACAACAAGGTGGTGGGCCTCCCTGAATACAGCGAGGAGCTGGAAAAACTTGGCATTCTGATCAAGGCTCGAAACTTCTTGGTCTTCCAGGTGagactaaaaaactaaaaaccttACTAAGGGAATTTTATTCATTGATGTTCTTTCATATTTCTTCTGTACTAAGCCGCATGTTTTCTCTCAGACGATTGTACTTTACAGGGATTTCAGCACAGTTAACTGTTGCTCACCATGATTTGAAGTTGCTTCTTGTATTCATAAGATGGAGTTgcacaaatgtaaaaagtgcttttttgtttaaaaatattgaatcaCTGATGATTAAAAGTAATTCTTGCGACAAACCGCCCTGCTAGTCGACTTGCTGTACTTTCATTTATTCCAGTACTCTTTGTGGCTTGGTTAGTGTTGCAAGCATATGCCCCCACCAGGTATCGCAGGACTGAATGTGACTTGGCCAattacagcagaaacacaaatataaatgttatgGTGATAAATGAATATCTGGTAACTTGGCATTGGAAGCTGCTGTTGGTAACCGTAGTTTTATTCCCTGCTTCTTCTCCCTGCAGGGAGCTGTGGAGTCTATTGCCATGAAGAACCCCAAGGAGCGTACAGCTCTGTTTGAGGAAATCTCACGTTCTGGAGAGCTGGCGCAGGAGTACGACCGCAGGAAGAAGGAAATGGTGAAAGCAGAGGAAGACACACAGTTCAATTACCATCGTAAGAAAAACATTGCTGCTGAGCGCAAAGAAGCCaagcaagagaaagaggaggttTGTActgaaattacttttatttctgtgcatttgTGTCTTGCATGAATTAGAAATGTAATATTCAGTgtaactttttgactttttgttgtcCTGTGAGAAGAATTTGACTTGCAGTAAAGTTTAGTTGTTAAGATATGCTTGTTTGTCAATTTAATTTCCTATAATGCTCTGAAGTAAATTTTGTGTTGAATGTCTCATGTAATTTGTCTCTAACCTACACTTATTGCAGCCTATTTTGGTcataacacttttaaaaagttaaataaaggtcATCATCATACAAATCACCATCTTATCTATCTTTCTGTCTCATCCCATCATTCCTCAAGGCTGAGCGTTACCAGCGTCTGAAAGACGAAGTGGCCAGGGCCAGTGTTCAGCTGCA
The DNA window shown above is from Plectropomus leopardus isolate mb chromosome 8, YSFRI_Pleo_2.0, whole genome shotgun sequence and carries:
- the ribc1 gene encoding RIB43A-like with coiled-coils protein 1 — protein: MYKVDLPVDQPIEKAVERRKCAETARKARIFNTRLRVMGLDTDALNKQVQEKKHHQNMDMQRDKAFDKLREHHDEALMQQDIDEKEKRAALHSDLTQYWATHQRKEDSRDADLKCGLKGAFKFTIQEGELGPASMTLFQGEDIGEEQRRREQMKKTSRDLQAQREDNERRRMGEKHREMLLSKELVHQDLKGVQLHALEEECRKATRIALDNYNQALAAERAERLKKQHMREERENLEEILHTVTSDMMTECAEAAQREAGGGRPTRVLIDRWRGMSPEQLSAIHREREEQRLERQRQLDAEKIRDAAWDLNLLKLSREAEEEEWKAEELRRETRIQTDCYNKQLAREQQAYQEYLNKKLYTNKPTKDYFYQFNTSSR